A window of the Paraburkholderia sp. ZP32-5 genome harbors these coding sequences:
- a CDS encoding squalene/phytoene synthase family protein — MPNPTRAFLLGPLLKGVSRSFYLTLRVLPVGMRDPIGLAYLLARAADTIADTSLIPPDQRLALLLALRNQVNGVAHDSALFQRIAAEVAGQQSQSDEKVLLESLGPALDVLAQLSESDRHAVRQIVTTLTEGMEFDLRTFPDERSGQLAALREYSELDRYTYLVAGCVGEFWTTMTYAHLPGTLKELPDTMTQRGVRFGKALQMTNVLRDCGKDLRIGRCYLPQSMLDRHGLDAHELLQPANSMRARPLLVELLRHTLDHFRAALDYTLAIPASAVRLRLACLWPILIGLETLLLLADNDAWLDPAKVSKVTRNTVYRIIASSLLLVPSNALVRNAIDKRIRQVEARL; from the coding sequence ATGCCGAATCCGACCCGGGCCTTTCTTCTCGGCCCGCTCCTGAAAGGCGTCTCACGCTCCTTTTATCTGACGCTGCGCGTGTTGCCCGTCGGCATGCGCGACCCGATCGGCCTTGCGTATCTGCTCGCGCGCGCGGCCGACACGATTGCCGATACTTCGCTGATTCCACCGGACCAGCGCCTTGCCTTGCTGCTCGCGCTGCGCAACCAGGTCAATGGCGTCGCGCACGACAGCGCGCTGTTCCAGCGTATCGCCGCCGAAGTCGCGGGGCAGCAGTCGCAGTCGGATGAAAAGGTGCTGCTCGAATCGCTGGGTCCGGCGCTCGACGTGCTTGCGCAACTCAGCGAATCCGACCGCCACGCGGTGCGTCAGATCGTGACGACGCTGACCGAGGGCATGGAATTCGATCTGCGCACGTTCCCCGACGAGCGTTCTGGCCAGCTCGCGGCGCTGCGCGAATACAGCGAACTCGATCGCTATACCTATCTGGTCGCCGGCTGCGTCGGCGAGTTCTGGACCACGATGACCTACGCGCATCTGCCGGGCACGCTGAAAGAGCTGCCTGACACGATGACGCAGCGTGGCGTGCGCTTCGGCAAGGCCTTGCAGATGACCAACGTGTTGCGCGATTGCGGCAAGGATCTGCGGATCGGCCGCTGTTATTTGCCGCAAAGCATGCTCGATCGCCATGGGCTGGATGCGCATGAGCTGCTGCAACCGGCCAATTCGATGCGCGCGCGGCCGTTACTCGTCGAGCTTCTGCGCCACACGCTCGATCATTTCCGCGCGGCGCTCGATTACACGCTGGCGATTCCGGCGAGCGCGGTGCGCTTGCGCCTTGCGTGCCTGTGGCCGATTCTGATTGGCCTCGAAACCCTGCTATTGCTCGCGGATAACGACGCATGGCTCGATCCGGCGAAGGTGTCGAAGGTGACGCGCAATACCGTGTATCGGATCATCGCGTCGTCGCTGCTGCTGGTGCCGTCGAATGCGCTGGTGCGCAATGCGATCGACAAGCGGATCCGGCAGGTTGAAGCGCGGCTGTGA
- a CDS encoding alkaline phosphatase family protein, with protein sequence MSDIEQNAQNDPIEHVVLLLMENHSFDQMLGCLDAVHRDLDGVRNAAGQSNADGKGHTFSPRATRERQMKHDPNHEHDAVMKQIAGGNSGFVSSFVHDYPNSSLAARQDIMGYYPLGFLPALHTLGSQFTVCDHWFSSLPGPTWPNRYFALTGTSKGQTGMPSGLDALSPHWYTEQDQDTLFDRLNAARKTWKVYFYDFPASLLLKNQRRAENLANYHLFDTFFHDAAGPADAFPQFVLIEPKYFGDAQNDDHPQHNIMKAEKLIADTYNALRSNQALWERTLLVVLYDEHGGFYDHVPPPADAVAPDEHVTSFDFKQLGVRVPAILVSPWCKPGVCNTQFDHCSLLKYLCDKWHLEPLGKRTQAAASIGVAIHGADVARTDTPAFIRVTNQSLIPTHVELERKSSNGNQHGLHHFADFLHAELDRLAAGAVESAAGLARTGNAWVRFKSALGSLMTSFGQWLSKDFYDARDQRDARTSGAFTRLSQSAGANTGVPRNDA encoded by the coding sequence ATGAGCGACATCGAGCAGAATGCGCAGAACGATCCGATCGAACACGTCGTTCTGCTGCTGATGGAGAATCACTCGTTCGACCAGATGCTCGGCTGTCTTGACGCCGTGCATCGGGATCTGGACGGCGTACGCAATGCGGCCGGTCAATCGAACGCCGATGGCAAAGGCCACACGTTCTCCCCTCGCGCGACGCGCGAGCGGCAAATGAAGCACGATCCGAATCACGAACACGACGCGGTCATGAAGCAGATCGCCGGCGGCAACAGCGGCTTCGTCAGCTCGTTCGTGCACGACTATCCGAACAGCAGCCTTGCCGCGCGCCAAGACATCATGGGCTATTACCCACTCGGCTTTCTGCCCGCGCTGCACACGTTGGGCTCGCAATTCACCGTCTGCGACCACTGGTTTTCGTCATTACCTGGACCGACCTGGCCGAACCGCTACTTCGCGCTGACGGGCACATCGAAAGGCCAGACCGGCATGCCTTCCGGACTCGATGCACTGAGTCCGCACTGGTACACCGAGCAGGACCAGGACACGCTTTTCGATCGCCTGAATGCCGCGCGCAAAACATGGAAGGTCTATTTCTACGACTTCCCCGCTTCATTGCTCTTGAAGAACCAGCGGCGCGCGGAGAATCTCGCGAACTATCACCTTTTCGACACGTTCTTTCACGACGCGGCCGGTCCCGCCGACGCATTCCCGCAATTCGTGCTGATCGAGCCGAAGTATTTCGGCGATGCGCAAAACGACGATCATCCGCAGCACAACATCATGAAGGCGGAAAAGCTGATCGCCGATACCTACAACGCGTTGCGCTCGAATCAGGCGCTGTGGGAGCGCACGTTGCTCGTGGTGCTGTACGACGAACATGGCGGCTTCTACGATCACGTGCCGCCGCCGGCCGATGCGGTAGCGCCCGACGAACACGTCACCAGCTTCGATTTCAAACAGCTCGGCGTACGAGTGCCGGCGATTCTGGTGTCGCCATGGTGCAAGCCCGGCGTGTGCAATACGCAATTCGATCACTGCAGTCTGCTGAAGTATCTGTGCGACAAGTGGCATCTCGAACCGCTTGGCAAGCGCACGCAGGCAGCGGCAAGCATCGGCGTGGCGATTCACGGTGCCGACGTTGCGCGCACCGATACGCCTGCGTTTATCCGCGTAACCAATCAGTCGCTGATCCCCACGCACGTCGAACTGGAGCGCAAATCGTCGAACGGCAACCAGCATGGCTTGCATCATTTCGCGGATTTTCTGCACGCGGAACTGGATCGGCTCGCCGCGGGAGCAGTCGAATCCGCGGCGGGCCTCGCGCGAACCGGCAATGCGTGGGTGCGCTTCAAGAGCGCATTGGGCTCGCTGATGACGAGCTTCGGGCAATGGCTCAGCAAAGACTTCTATGACGCGAGGGACCAGCGCGATGCGCGCACGAGCGGCGCATTCACGCGTTTATCGCAATCGGCAGGCGCGAACACCGGCGTGCCGCGCAACGATGCGTGA
- the tehA gene encoding dicarboxylate transporter/tellurite-resistance protein TehA, which translates to MNGNRGAVPVAFFGIAVGGLALANLWRVAIRVWHLPELAGTLLTVGALAVWVVIMLAYGHKWLTHAADARAEMAHPVQSSFAALGPVSTLLAAVLLQPYSHTLALTLFGVATVAQLALGAWLHGKLWQGGRKPELTTPAIYLPTVAPGFVAATASAAFGFHELGELFFGAAMLSWLALESKILHRAAVHDPLPEALRPTLGIQLAPPVVGGVSYLSLTTGTPDLFAYALLGYGLYQAMLLLRLLPWIRQQAFVPGYWAFSFGVAALPTMVLRILEHGATGPLAWAAPVLFIAANAIIAILVVKTLGLLVQGKLIPPAATTPVSTSAAVATVAAGSRIARAS; encoded by the coding sequence ATGAACGGCAATCGTGGTGCGGTACCTGTTGCTTTCTTCGGAATCGCGGTGGGCGGCCTGGCGCTCGCCAATCTGTGGCGCGTGGCAATCCGCGTGTGGCATCTGCCCGAGCTCGCGGGAACGCTGTTGACGGTCGGCGCGCTGGCCGTGTGGGTCGTGATCATGCTCGCCTATGGCCACAAGTGGCTCACGCATGCCGCCGATGCCCGCGCGGAAATGGCACATCCGGTGCAATCGTCGTTCGCGGCACTCGGACCGGTATCGACACTGCTCGCCGCCGTGCTGCTGCAACCCTACTCACATACGCTCGCGCTGACGCTGTTCGGCGTGGCCACCGTCGCTCAACTCGCACTCGGCGCGTGGCTGCACGGCAAGCTGTGGCAAGGCGGCCGCAAGCCCGAACTGACCACGCCGGCGATCTATCTGCCGACCGTCGCACCGGGCTTCGTCGCGGCCACCGCATCAGCCGCATTTGGTTTCCATGAACTCGGTGAACTGTTCTTCGGCGCCGCTATGTTGTCCTGGCTCGCGCTCGAATCGAAGATCCTGCATCGTGCCGCCGTGCACGACCCGCTGCCCGAAGCACTGCGCCCGACGCTCGGCATTCAGCTCGCACCGCCGGTGGTGGGTGGCGTGTCGTACCTGAGCCTGACCACCGGCACGCCTGACCTGTTTGCGTATGCGCTGCTCGGCTACGGTCTGTATCAAGCGATGCTGTTGCTGCGTTTGCTGCCGTGGATCCGCCAACAGGCCTTCGTGCCCGGCTACTGGGCCTTCAGCTTCGGCGTGGCTGCGCTGCCGACGATGGTCCTGCGCATTCTCGAACATGGCGCAACGGGTCCGCTCGCATGGGCCGCACCGGTTCTGTTCATCGCGGCGAATGCAATCATCGCGATTCTTGTCGTGAAGACGTTGGGCCTGCTCGTGCAAGGCAAGCTGATCCCGCCGGCCGCGACGACTCCGGTTTCGACCAGCGCCGCAGTTGCAACAGTGGCGGCGGGTTCGCGAATCGCACGGGCTAGCTGA
- a CDS encoding response regulator, translating to MKTILVADDEFDILTVWRLLLERQGYTVLTASNGAAALALIRTNRPDIIVSDCMMPVMSGTQLCAALYADPELRDIPIILCSAASDIPVQPNPHIAYARKPLSFDHLLTMLKQMGG from the coding sequence ATGAAAACCATTCTGGTCGCGGACGACGAATTCGACATCCTCACCGTGTGGCGGCTGCTGCTTGAACGGCAGGGCTATACGGTGCTGACCGCGTCGAACGGGGCCGCCGCGCTCGCGTTGATCCGCACGAACCGGCCCGACATCATCGTGTCCGACTGCATGATGCCGGTGATGTCGGGCACGCAGTTGTGCGCGGCGCTGTACGCGGATCCGGAACTGCGCGACATCCCGATCATTCTGTGCAGCGCGGCATCGGATATTCCGGTGCAACCGAATCCGCACATCGCGTATGCGCGCAAGCCGCTGTCCTTCGATCATCTGCTGACGATGCTGAAGCAGATGGGCGGCTAA
- a CDS encoding DUF4126 domain-containing protein, translating into MSVYVLALLIGIVAGLRAMTAPAAVSWAARLGWLPLQGTPLAFFGFAATPYIFTVLAFIELITDQLPETPSRKVPLQFGARIVLGALSGAAISGAHGGLAGGAIVAVLGAVVGAVGAIIGTLGGAKARASLASMFGRDAPAALIEDVVAIVGVALIVVSLHGF; encoded by the coding sequence ATGTCCGTGTATGTTCTGGCCTTGCTCATCGGCATCGTCGCCGGCCTTCGCGCGATGACTGCTCCCGCCGCGGTCAGTTGGGCCGCGCGTCTCGGATGGTTGCCGCTGCAGGGCACACCGCTCGCGTTTTTCGGCTTTGCGGCCACGCCGTACATTTTCACGGTGCTGGCATTCATCGAACTGATCACCGATCAACTACCCGAAACCCCCAGCCGCAAGGTGCCGTTGCAATTCGGCGCGCGCATCGTGCTGGGCGCGTTGAGCGGCGCGGCAATCAGCGGCGCGCATGGCGGTCTGGCGGGCGGCGCGATTGTCGCCGTGCTGGGGGCGGTCGTCGGCGCGGTCGGTGCGATTATCGGCACGCTCGGCGGCGCGAAGGCGCGTGCGTCGCTGGCGAGCATGTTCGGCCGGGATGCGCCGGCGGCGTTGATCGAGGACGTGGTCGCGATCGTCGGTGTCGCGCTGATCGTCGTGTCGCTGCACGGCTTCTGA
- a CDS encoding glycoside hydrolase family 108 protein: MDSFEDAFKALIGNEGGYSFNPADPGGETMWGVTARVARAEGYTGAMKDLPLDTAHQIAKRRYWDPLHLDELDPRVAFQIFDANYNGGLVVLWMQKASGAKEDGKFGPDTLDAVKSVDAMKFVMRFAAYRLRYLRNLHTWPHFSRGWTERMAANLLLGAA; this comes from the coding sequence ATGGACAGTTTCGAAGACGCATTCAAAGCCCTGATCGGAAATGAAGGCGGTTACAGCTTCAATCCAGCCGATCCCGGTGGCGAAACGATGTGGGGCGTGACGGCGCGCGTCGCGCGTGCCGAGGGCTATACCGGCGCGATGAAGGATCTGCCGCTCGATACCGCCCACCAGATCGCCAAACGCAGGTACTGGGATCCGCTGCATCTGGACGAACTCGACCCGCGTGTCGCGTTCCAGATTTTCGATGCGAACTACAACGGCGGCCTCGTCGTGCTGTGGATGCAGAAAGCGTCCGGTGCGAAGGAAGACGGCAAGTTCGGACCGGACACGCTCGACGCGGTCAAAAGCGTCGACGCGATGAAGTTCGTGATGCGCTTTGCCGCGTATCGCTTGCGGTATCTGAGAAACCTGCATACATGGCCGCATTTCAGCCGCGGCTGGACCGAACGCATGGCAGCCAATCTTCTTCTGGGAGCAGCATGA
- a CDS encoding DUF4148 domain-containing protein encodes MKSLIQAVVIAAAIAAPVASFAQSNQPVTRAQVRAELVQLEKAGYQPGQSDVYYPENIQAAQARVDAQSGVAQAATSGFGGVANGTSQSSHAAPTTNMKSIYFGQ; translated from the coding sequence ATGAAATCGCTCATTCAAGCCGTTGTAATCGCCGCCGCTATCGCCGCTCCGGTCGCTTCGTTTGCACAATCGAACCAGCCCGTGACCCGCGCCCAAGTGCGCGCCGAACTGGTTCAACTGGAAAAGGCCGGCTATCAACCGGGGCAATCCGACGTGTACTACCCGGAGAACATCCAGGCCGCGCAAGCTCGTGTCGACGCGCAAAGCGGTGTCGCGCAAGCGGCAACCAGCGGCTTCGGCGGTGTGGCAAACGGTACGTCGCAATCGAGCCACGCAGCGCCGACGACCAACATGAAGTCGATCTACTTCGGTCAGTAA
- a CDS encoding ATPase domain-containing protein, with product MTKHASSTPSPLPPSHAPQPRIARRNVETGVPGFDEILGGGLVSGGVYLLEGMAGAGKTILSSQIGFHRVRQGEKVLYMTLIAESHDKLLGHLKGLSFFDETAVAQQMLFVSGYHELMQDGLDGFLKLIASSIYDYRPSLMIIDGFRSAREFSETELSLSKFIHELNALVAAMDCTTLLLAPLSGNEPHPEHTLVDGLIELNRYNDGMRRAREIEVHKMRARDHLMGRHFFRIAESGLLMFPRLEAQCAQPPGPVDLKARLGFGLPHLDRLLGGGFAQGSTTTLIGPSGVGKTLLCLQFLAAGLAQGERCVYLGFYEGPQRLIGKAEAVSIPLADAWHDGRLTIHWQPAIELAVDEVAARVLAAVKQTGATRIAIDGVEGFRDSALRPERFGLFLNALMHQLREAAVTTLVTEELPLYADPGHARSVRVSALTENLVLLRYAETDAGLRRMISVVKQRESAHDTSLRELGISSQGIDVIDGPASATSAQSAPGLSATLQSRRKT from the coding sequence ATGACCAAGCACGCATCCAGTACGCCCTCTCCGTTGCCTCCGTCTCACGCGCCCCAGCCTCGCATCGCGCGACGAAACGTGGAAACAGGCGTACCCGGCTTCGACGAGATTCTCGGCGGCGGCCTGGTGAGCGGCGGCGTCTATCTGCTCGAAGGAATGGCCGGCGCCGGCAAAACGATCCTGTCGAGTCAGATCGGCTTTCATCGTGTCAGACAGGGCGAGAAAGTGCTGTACATGACGTTGATCGCCGAATCGCACGACAAGCTGCTCGGCCATCTGAAAGGCCTGAGCTTCTTCGACGAAACCGCGGTCGCGCAGCAGATGCTGTTCGTGTCCGGCTATCACGAACTGATGCAGGACGGCCTCGACGGCTTTCTGAAGCTGATCGCGTCGAGCATCTACGATTACCGGCCGAGTCTGATGATCATCGACGGGTTTCGCAGCGCACGCGAATTCAGCGAAACCGAGCTGTCGCTATCGAAGTTCATCCACGAACTGAACGCGCTGGTCGCTGCGATGGACTGCACCACGCTGCTGCTCGCGCCGCTCTCCGGCAACGAACCGCATCCGGAGCACACGCTCGTCGACGGGCTGATCGAGTTGAACCGCTATAACGACGGCATGCGCCGCGCGCGCGAAATCGAAGTGCACAAGATGCGCGCGCGCGATCATCTGATGGGCAGGCATTTCTTCCGTATCGCCGAAAGCGGACTGCTGATGTTCCCGCGCCTCGAAGCGCAGTGCGCGCAACCGCCCGGTCCCGTGGACCTGAAAGCGCGTCTCGGCTTCGGCCTGCCGCATCTCGACAGGCTGCTCGGCGGCGGCTTCGCGCAGGGCTCGACCACGACGTTGATCGGACCATCGGGTGTCGGTAAAACGCTGCTATGTCTGCAATTTCTCGCGGCCGGTCTCGCGCAAGGCGAACGCTGCGTGTATCTGGGCTTTTACGAAGGACCGCAGCGGCTGATCGGCAAAGCCGAAGCCGTATCGATTCCGCTCGCCGATGCCTGGCACGACGGCCGTCTGACGATTCACTGGCAACCCGCGATCGAACTTGCCGTCGATGAAGTCGCGGCGCGCGTGCTCGCCGCGGTCAAACAGACCGGCGCGACACGCATCGCAATCGACGGGGTCGAAGGTTTCCGCGACTCCGCGCTACGCCCCGAACGCTTCGGGCTATTCCTCAACGCGTTGATGCATCAGCTTCGCGAAGCGGCCGTCACCACGCTCGTCACCGAGGAATTGCCTCTGTACGCCGATCCGGGTCACGCGAGAAGCGTGCGCGTATCCGCGTTGACCGAGAACCTCGTATTGCTGCGCTACGCGGAAACGGACGCCGGACTGCGGCGCATGATCTCGGTCGTCAAGCAGCGCGAAAGCGCGCACGACACCTCGCTGCGCGAACTCGGCATTTCATCGCAAGGCATCGACGTGATCGACGGGCCGGCGAGCGCCACCAGCGCGCAATCGGCGCCCGGCCTGTCGGCCACGCTGCAATCGCGGCGCAAAACCTAG
- a CDS encoding tetratricopeptide repeat protein, translating into MSSAQSQRRPMNGSTGPFARGNAENRRERRHSGGFVLFGLRTAGLIGRGPKRLWPYVLPWVFAVLTIGFLCLVVHGVLTRQLLVPPVEAPQKLTERGYTSNFLAERIMSSMKEIGQDAESIPHDTMTDNDAQPDIQIPGQEMSYATTVRFIKGVIKRNDVVVRVGITSMDANTDSYIAHVQIEGGPFNARESVVSFEGRDVEKFVREIAIRAMRLAEPNILASHLFSQVQKTKCSLAHCDYRDIVAIYDEVLALPASEQGEWALAGKAWLLASQGLSKEAEQQTREALTTYRHSAVLRASLGIALEQQHRVDDALEALRAGASEKSRTAENLRLLGDVLLHAHRYTEALDAFKRAASMKPDSVDTLHDWGEALVAAGRYDEAIDKLSRAVALRPDLAPSYAEWGRALDRQGDLRGASRKYAQALQLDAGTLSSRESELAHFANAAQDAGDSIPKAGAHARPVPNPPAASPLQAALETARGTGGSAMRPV; encoded by the coding sequence ATGTCGAGTGCGCAGAGTCAACGTCGGCCAATGAATGGGAGCACGGGTCCATTCGCTCGCGGCAATGCCGAGAATCGCCGCGAGCGTCGTCATTCGGGCGGCTTCGTGCTATTCGGGCTGCGCACCGCCGGGCTGATCGGCAGAGGTCCGAAGCGGTTGTGGCCGTACGTATTGCCATGGGTATTTGCCGTACTGACGATCGGATTCTTGTGCCTCGTCGTGCACGGCGTGCTGACGCGGCAATTGCTGGTGCCGCCGGTCGAAGCACCGCAAAAGCTGACCGAGCGCGGCTATACGTCCAACTTCCTCGCCGAGCGGATCATGTCGTCGATGAAGGAGATCGGTCAGGACGCTGAATCGATCCCGCACGACACGATGACGGATAACGACGCACAACCGGATATCCAGATTCCGGGGCAGGAAATGTCGTACGCGACGACGGTGCGATTCATCAAGGGCGTTATCAAGCGCAACGACGTGGTCGTGCGTGTCGGCATCACGAGCATGGATGCCAATACGGATTCCTACATCGCGCATGTGCAGATAGAAGGCGGCCCGTTCAATGCCCGCGAAAGCGTGGTGTCGTTCGAAGGGCGGGACGTCGAGAAGTTCGTGCGCGAAATTGCCATCAGGGCGATGCGGCTTGCCGAGCCGAACATTCTCGCCAGCCATCTGTTCTCGCAGGTGCAGAAGACCAAATGCTCGCTCGCGCATTGCGACTACCGCGACATCGTCGCGATCTATGACGAAGTACTCGCGCTGCCCGCATCCGAACAGGGCGAGTGGGCGCTCGCCGGCAAAGCCTGGCTGCTCGCCAGTCAGGGGCTCTCGAAAGAAGCGGAACAGCAGACTCGCGAAGCGCTGACCACGTACAGACATTCGGCGGTACTGCGCGCAAGTCTCGGCATCGCACTCGAACAACAGCATCGCGTCGACGACGCGCTCGAAGCACTGCGCGCCGGCGCCAGCGAGAAATCGCGCACCGCGGAGAACCTGCGTCTGCTCGGCGACGTGTTGTTGCACGCGCATCGTTACACGGAAGCACTCGACGCCTTCAAGCGGGCCGCGTCGATGAAGCCCGATTCCGTCGACACATTGCATGACTGGGGCGAAGCACTCGTCGCCGCCGGCCGCTACGACGAAGCGATCGACAAGCTCTCGCGCGCCGTCGCACTGCGTCCCGATCTGGCTCCGTCATACGCGGAATGGGGCCGCGCGCTCGACCGTCAGGGCGACCTGCGCGGCGCCTCGCGCAAATACGCACAGGCATTGCAACTCGATGCCGGCACGCTGTCCAGCCGCGAAAGCGAACTGGCTCACTTCGCCAACGCGGCGCAGGACGCGGGCGATTCCATACCCAAGGCCGGCGCTCACGCCAGGCCCGTTCCGAATCCACCGGCGGCATCTCCGCTTCAGGCAGCGCTTGAAACGGCGCGCGGTACCGGAGGAAGTGCAATGCGTCCGGTGTAA
- a CDS encoding LysR family transcriptional regulator, whose translation MRPYLPLNALRAFESSARHLSFTRAALELNVTQAAVSQQVRSLEERLGTTLFKRLPRGLAMTDEGLALRPVLSDAFDRIEAVLKQFDGGHFHEVLTVGVVGTFAVGWLMPRLKSFRDAHPFVELRLRTNNNLVDLATEGLDFAIRFGDGTWPGSLATRLLDAPLALLCTPEIAARLARPDDLANETLLRSYRVDDWMNWFAAAGIAPRPVRGPVFDSSRLMVEAAVQGAGIALAPALMFEREINTGRLVRPFDVEVHAGSYWLTCLKGKPMTPAMVLFSQWIVKEAATPRN comes from the coding sequence ATGAGACCGTATCTTCCGTTGAACGCGCTGCGTGCGTTCGAATCGTCCGCCCGGCATCTGAGTTTCACGCGCGCGGCGCTCGAATTGAACGTCACCCAGGCGGCCGTCAGCCAGCAGGTCCGCTCGCTCGAAGAACGGCTCGGCACCACGCTATTCAAGCGCTTGCCGCGCGGTCTCGCGATGACCGATGAAGGGCTCGCGCTGCGCCCGGTGCTGTCCGACGCATTCGATCGCATCGAAGCGGTGCTCAAGCAATTCGATGGCGGCCACTTCCACGAAGTACTGACGGTCGGCGTAGTCGGCACGTTCGCGGTCGGCTGGTTGATGCCGCGCCTCAAATCGTTTCGCGACGCGCATCCGTTTGTCGAATTGCGGCTGCGTACGAATAACAACCTCGTCGATCTGGCAACCGAAGGTCTCGATTTCGCGATCCGTTTCGGCGACGGCACATGGCCCGGCTCGCTCGCCACAAGACTGCTCGACGCGCCGCTCGCGTTGCTATGCACACCGGAAATCGCCGCGCGTCTGGCGCGGCCCGACGATCTGGCGAACGAAACGCTGCTGCGCTCCTATCGCGTGGATGACTGGATGAACTGGTTTGCCGCGGCGGGTATCGCACCGCGGCCGGTGCGCGGCCCGGTGTTCGATTCATCGCGGCTGATGGTGGAAGCGGCGGTACAGGGTGCGGGAATCGCGCTCGCGCCCGCGTTGATGTTCGAGCGTGAGATCAATACCGGTCGGCTGGTGCGCCCGTTCGACGTGGAGGTTCACGCGGGCAGTTACTGGTTGACCTGCCTGAAGGGCAAGCCGATGACACCGGCGATGGTGCTGTTCAGTCAGTGGATCGTGAAGGAAGCGGCCACGCCGCGAAACTAG
- the bla gene encoding class A beta-lactamase — protein MITRRRFTSAMLGVSIAGIAAHGTDAWAKTAGTVKAATQAGALKADAASGDVLARADTIRESLTWIEAQSGGRLGVAIVDTTSSLHVGLRADERFPMCSTFKVLAAGLVLARVDRREEDLQRRIVFSQRDVVENSPETSRNTRELTGDAGMTVAQLCKAALTLSDNTAGNLLLASFGGPAALNAFARSLGDPVTRLDRIEPALNEATPGDPRDTTTPNAMLGNLRELTLGERLSTASRMQLLAWLAANRTSATRIRAKLPKDWGVGDKTGAGEHGTTNNIAILWPPARGPILVAAYLTGTAGDVARDNAVIASIGALVVESVSGRIVRH, from the coding sequence ATGATTACAAGAAGAAGATTCACGAGCGCGATGCTGGGTGTTTCGATAGCGGGGATTGCAGCTCACGGTACGGACGCATGGGCTAAAACGGCCGGCACGGTGAAGGCCGCGACCCAGGCGGGTGCGTTGAAAGCGGACGCGGCGTCGGGCGATGTGCTGGCCCGAGCCGATACGATCCGCGAAAGTCTGACGTGGATCGAAGCGCAAAGCGGGGGCCGGCTGGGTGTCGCGATCGTCGATACGACGTCGAGTTTGCATGTGGGGCTGCGTGCGGACGAGCGCTTCCCGATGTGCAGCACGTTCAAGGTGCTCGCAGCGGGTCTCGTGCTCGCACGCGTCGATCGCCGCGAAGAGGATTTGCAGCGGCGCATCGTGTTTTCGCAGCGCGACGTGGTGGAGAACTCCCCCGAGACCAGCCGGAATACGCGCGAGCTGACCGGCGACGCGGGCATGACCGTCGCGCAGTTGTGCAAGGCGGCGCTCACGCTCAGCGACAACACCGCCGGCAATCTGCTGCTCGCGAGTTTCGGCGGTCCGGCCGCGCTGAACGCGTTTGCGCGCAGCCTCGGCGACCCCGTCACGCGGCTCGATCGTATCGAGCCGGCACTGAACGAGGCGACGCCCGGCGATCCGCGCGATACCACCACGCCCAACGCGATGCTCGGCAATCTGCGCGAACTGACGCTTGGCGAGCGCTTGTCGACGGCTTCGCGGATGCAGCTACTCGCGTGGCTCGCCGCGAATCGGACCAGCGCGACGCGGATTCGCGCGAAGCTGCCGAAGGACTGGGGCGTCGGCGACAAGACCGGTGCCGGCGAGCATGGCACGACCAACAACATCGCGATTCTGTGGCCGCCGGCACGCGGGCCTATTCTGGTGGCCGCGTATCTGACCGGCACAGCCGGTGACGTGGCGCGCGATAACGCGGTAATCGCGAGCATCGGGGCGCTGGTGGTCGAGTCGGTCTCAGGGCGAATTGTGCGACACTAG